One window of Fusobacterium polymorphum genomic DNA carries:
- a CDS encoding MobA/MobL family protein: MATYRLCYKKGKVGYSKNHAAYIQREDGYQSKEEDLVYTESGNINFNGETVSVKKFWEFADTYERTNSVAYRELELTIPNEFNHEQAKELISNFVKKELGEKYPYTYAIHEAKNEKGEKNLHCHLMFSERELDGIDRELSQFFKRANSKNPEKGGAKKNREWQEKSRLLDLRKSWEIETNNLLEKNGFEARVDCRTLKEIRQELLESGMFDKAETYNRLPINVAGKILYKVGHGIELNGEEKQQYDKYIETVNRKKELERIYQEKENRKIEHKNLKAEIEKLEKENSKEKAINICSKGQYFKTKKQYYDISKKVKKYPENIILKKEQERLAKTIKEIEDKSIKSNKYINILTNLETKRVSTLDALKAEYSEKFRDKYLSKEEEKIKEKYQDYDVLKLKIKLETLSNENPTEKAMNLLTNYEYNLKFVEAFEMQENKKDIENKYNEAALFNPRQAKDFKLALSIEEKNIENRQDEIIKLIDNVDENKLKDSAKKIEEKNKIEKAIIAELIQEKSQSRSEIDLMKDKIMLLEKFSYLEKLYNKEIKNDEKNKKKIFSISSELASVESLLNSEYKSIDIKDDIAQNNLKAIQEQILKNNKRISVAENVIDKTKTIISANSKKHNLSGIEVIAIGNLSKGKYWRNYKEIKKITSEIKNDEKTLSNMGIVSFGKGVLKKDIELKKKKLEDLEKEEKNIINTYKQNKKFSSEVSKVNAHYNAILKSYQAILVVAKMDNNINYKVKSNIEKPGKQITTYKKNPSKNRSKAVISEGARGLKSNVRSIFDDTEIRATVGIHLEKDKENGWEV; this comes from the coding sequence TTGGCTACTTATAGATTATGTTATAAAAAAGGAAAAGTTGGTTATAGCAAGAACCATGCTGCTTATATCCAAAGAGAAGATGGATATCAATCAAAAGAAGAAGATCTAGTTTATACTGAATCAGGAAATATCAACTTTAATGGTGAAACTGTAAGTGTAAAAAAATTCTGGGAATTTGCAGACACTTATGAGAGAACTAACTCTGTTGCTTATAGAGAATTGGAACTGACTATTCCCAATGAATTTAATCACGAACAAGCAAAAGAACTTATCAGTAATTTTGTGAAAAAAGAATTGGGAGAAAAATATCCATATACTTATGCTATTCATGAAGCTAAAAATGAAAAAGGAGAGAAAAATTTACATTGTCATTTAATGTTTTCTGAAAGAGAACTAGATGGAATTGATAGAGAATTATCTCAATTTTTTAAGAGAGCAAATTCTAAAAATCCTGAAAAAGGAGGAGCTAAAAAAAATAGGGAATGGCAAGAAAAATCAAGATTATTGGATTTAAGAAAAAGTTGGGAAATTGAAACTAATAATTTACTTGAAAAAAATGGCTTCGAAGCTAGAGTAGATTGCAGAACTTTAAAGGAAATAAGACAGGAATTACTTGAAAGTGGAATGTTTGATAAGGCTGAAACATATAATAGATTACCTATTAATGTTGCTGGAAAAATTCTATATAAGGTTGGACATGGAATAGAATTAAATGGTGAAGAAAAGCAACAATATGATAAATATATTGAAACTGTTAATAGAAAAAAAGAATTAGAAAGAATATACCAAGAAAAAGAAAATAGAAAGATTGAACATAAGAATTTAAAGGCTGAAATTGAGAAATTAGAAAAAGAAAATTCTAAAGAAAAAGCTATTAATATTTGTTCCAAAGGACAATATTTTAAAACTAAAAAACAATATTATGATATTAGTAAAAAAGTTAAGAAATATCCTGAGAATATTATTTTAAAAAAGGAACAAGAAAGATTAGCTAAAACAATAAAAGAGATAGAAGATAAGTCCATAAAATCTAATAAATATATTAATATTCTTACGAATTTAGAGACTAAAAGAGTTAGTACTTTAGATGCTTTAAAAGCTGAATATTCTGAAAAGTTTAGAGATAAATATCTGTCAAAAGAAGAAGAAAAGATTAAAGAAAAATACCAAGATTATGATGTACTTAAATTAAAGATAAAATTAGAAACACTTTCTAATGAAAATCCAACTGAAAAGGCTATGAATTTATTGACAAATTATGAATATAATTTAAAGTTTGTTGAAGCTTTTGAGATGCAAGAAAATAAGAAAGATATTGAGAATAAATATAATGAAGCAGCTTTATTTAATCCAAGACAAGCCAAGGATTTTAAATTAGCATTGAGTATAGAAGAAAAAAATATTGAAAATAGGCAAGATGAAATTATTAAATTAATTGATAATGTTGATGAAAATAAATTGAAAGATTCAGCTAAAAAAATTGAAGAAAAGAATAAGATTGAAAAAGCTATTATAGCAGAACTTATTCAAGAAAAATCTCAATCAAGAAGTGAAATAGATTTAATGAAAGATAAAATTATGCTTTTAGAGAAATTCTCATATTTAGAGAAACTTTATAATAAGGAAATAAAAAATGATGAGAAAAATAAAAAGAAAATATTTTCTATATCTTCTGAGTTAGCATCAGTGGAATCTTTATTAAATTCTGAATATAAGTCTATTGATATAAAAGATGACATTGCTCAAAATAATTTAAAAGCTATTCAAGAGCAAATTCTCAAAAATAATAAGAGAATTTCAGTTGCAGAAAATGTTATAGATAAAACTAAAACTATTATTTCAGCTAACAGTAAAAAACATAATTTATCTGGAATAGAAGTAATAGCAATTGGGAATTTATCTAAAGGTAAATATTGGAGGAATTATAAAGAGATAAAGAAAATAACATCTGAAATAAAAAATGATGAGAAAACTCTTTCTAATATGGGAATAGTTTCTTTTGGAAAAGGAGTTCTGAAGAAAGATATTGAATTAAAGAAAAAGAAATTAGAAGATTTAGAAAAAGAAGAAAAGAATATTATAAATACTTATAAACAAAATAAAAAGTTTTCTTCTGAAGTCAGTAAAGTAAATGCTCATTATAATGCTATCTTAAAAAGCTATCAAGCTATATTAGTAGTAGCCAAGATGGATAATAATATAAATTATAAAGTAAAGTCTAATATTGAAAAGCCAGGAAAGCAAATTACCACTTATAAGAAGAATCCTTCTAAAAATAGAAGTAAAGCTGTAATAAGTGAAGGAGCTAGAGGTTTAAAATCAAATGTAAGAAGTATATTTGATGATACAGAAATTAGAGCAACAGTTGGAATACATTTAGAAAAAGATAAGGAAAATGGATGGGAAGTTTAG
- a CDS encoding tyrosine-type recombinase/integrase — MEFNKKGQEVKYIKTEDLKKIREYLKYKNKITFLAFVNVGVNVGLRISDLSTLRFENIDRRNWNYTLIERKTKKKRIIKFNAVCKKSIKELEKYYEELEYSTKEGYLFKSLSPYQKKLRLDEPFTINGVSKEFKKIEEYLNIPYPLGSHSLRKTWGKNVYDATLNIALIMKAFNHSSPGITLKYIGIEEEDINKLYEGIEI; from the coding sequence ATGGAATTTAATAAAAAAGGACAAGAAGTAAAATATATAAAGACAGAAGATTTAAAAAAAATAAGAGAGTACCTAAAATATAAAAATAAAATTACTTTCTTGGCCTTTGTAAATGTCGGAGTAAATGTAGGACTTAGAATTTCTGATTTATCCACACTGAGATTTGAAAATATTGATAGAAGAAATTGGAACTATACTTTAATTGAAAGAAAAACTAAAAAGAAAAGAATTATTAAATTTAATGCTGTATGTAAAAAGTCTATAAAGGAATTAGAAAAATATTATGAAGAATTAGAGTACTCAACTAAAGAAGGATATTTATTTAAAAGTTTGTCTCCATATCAAAAGAAATTAAGACTAGATGAACCTTTTACAATAAATGGAGTTTCCAAAGAGTTTAAAAAAATTGAAGAGTACCTTAATATTCCTTATCCATTAGGTTCTCATTCACTTAGAAAAACCTGGGGGAAAAATGTTTATGATGCTACTCTAAATATAGCATTAATAATGAAAGCTTTTAACCATTCTTCACCTGGAATAACTTTAAAATATATTGGAATTGAAGAAGAGGATATTAATAAATTGTATGAAGGGATTGAAATTTAA
- the relB gene encoding type II toxin-antitoxin system RelB family antitoxin, translating into MAFSIRLTEEEKKLVTSYAKLNSLSLGEAFKKALFEKIEEEYDIVIAEEAFKKYIDSGKKSRPFSELKKELEL; encoded by the coding sequence ATGGCATTTTCAATAAGACTTACAGAGGAAGAAAAAAAATTAGTAACTAGTTATGCAAAATTAAACTCTTTATCTTTAGGGGAAGCTTTTAAAAAAGCATTATTTGAAAAAATAGAAGAAGAATATGACATTGTTATTGCTGAAGAAGCTTTTAAAAAATATATTGATAGTGGAAAGAAAAGTCGTCCATTTTCTGAATTAAAAAAGGAATTAGAATTATGA